In the genome of Oenanthe melanoleuca isolate GR-GAL-2019-014 chromosome 21, OMel1.0, whole genome shotgun sequence, one region contains:
- the LOC130261612 gene encoding protein-arginine deiminase type-1-like: MAPRHVVPVSPSHAARAVCVLGTEVLLDTRRSTPRGAASFEVHATPAVTVHVIHSPNTKPSPDSRWPLDPDIEVVVTVDVTSRTVDDNQVRISYYDRGGLELAVAWLYLTCVEVSLDVDCSRSGRVRSKGKDKASWAWGPAGQGAVLLVNCDRDSPGAGGTDSGQPDIRTPADLQDMSLMLLRTQGPSAVFAEYPVVLHVPESDADKVRVFQAVRADVPPLYKPVLGPDKLSYVLEHAGHGDSTFYVEGLAFPDRGFSGLVSFSASLLEVPHKDAPGTPIFTDTVVFRVAPWIMTPNTQQPLEVFVCSIKQGSDSNEAFLAGLRLLLSKAGCKLTVCSEQDTRSDRWIQDELEFGYVEAPHKTFPVVFDSPRNRGLKDFAFKKILGPDFGYVTREPPGMSVSSLDSFGNLEVSPPVTVRGKEYPLGRILIGSPLPWGSGRRMCRAVRDFLFAQKVQAPLEVYSEWLSVGHVDEFLTFVPALDRKGFRLLLASPNACYKLFKEKQQQGHGEATQFIGLKGAERRSIDEILADESLRSDNRHAQRCIDWNRDLLKQELGLGEQDIVDIPQLFILTNSRADALFPDMVNMLVLGRHLGIPKPFGPVVGGRCCLEQRVRELLEPLGLSCTFIDDFFSYHALSGDVHCGTNVRRKPFAFKWWNVLP; the protein is encoded by the exons ATGGCCCCGCGACACGTCGTGCCCGTGTCCCCCAGCCACGCTGCCCGCGCCGTCTGCGTGCTGGGCACCGAGGTCCTCCTGGACACCCGCCG GTCCACGCCGAGGGGCGCCGCGTCCTTTGAGGTGCACGCCACGCCGGCGGTGACAGTGCACGTCATCCACAGCCCCAACACCAAACCCAGCCCCGACTCCCGGTGGCCCCTGGACCCCGACATCGAGGTGGTGGTGACCGTTGATGTCACCAGCAGGACCGTCGATGACAACCAG GTGAGGATCTCCTACTACGACCGCGGGGGCCTCGAGCTGGCGGTGGCCTGGCTGTACCTCACCTGTGTCG AGGTGTCCCTGGACGTGGACTGCAGCAGGAGCGGCCGCGTCAGGAGCAAGGGCAAGGACAAG GCCAGCTGGGCGTGgggcccggccgggcagggGGCCGTGCTGCTGGTGAACTGCGACCGGGACAGCCCCGGCGCGGGGGGCACGGACAGCGGCCAGCCCGACATACGGACCCCGGCAG ACCTCCAGGACATGTCGCTGATGCTGCTGCGGACGCAGGGACCCAGCGCCGTGTTCGCCGAGTACCCGGTGGTGCTGCACGTCCCCGAGAGCGACGCCGACAAAGTGCGGGTTTTCCAGGCCGTCC GTGCTGATGTCCCCCCGCTCTACAAGCCCGTGCTGGGGCCGGACAAGCTCTCCTACGTGCTGGAGCAcgctggccatggggacagcaccTTCTACGTGGAGGGGCTGGCGTTCCCCGACAGGGGCTTCAGCGGCCTCGTGTCCTTCAGCGCCAGCCTGCTGGAGGTGCCCCATAAG GACGCGCCGGGCACGCCGATCTTCACGGACACCGTGGTGTTCCGCGTGGCGCCCTGGATCATGACGCCCAACACGCAGCAGCCGCTGGAGGTGTTTGTCTGCAG caTCAAGCAGGGCTCGGATTCCAACGAGGCTTTCCTGGCggggctgcggctgctgctgagcaaagCCGGCTGCAAACTGACCGTGTGCTCGGAGCAGGACACGCGCAGCGACCGCTGGATCCAG GATGAGCTGGAGTTCGGCTACGTGGAAGCTCCGCACAAAACCTTCCCCGTGGTCTTCGACTCTCCCAGGAACAGAGGCCTGAAGGATTTCGCTTTTAAGAAGATCCTG GGCCCGGATTTTGGCTACGTGACCCGGGAGCCCCCCGGGATGAGCGTGAGCAGCCTGGACTCCTTCGGGAACCTGGAGGTGAGCCCGCCGGTGACGGTGCGGGGCAAGGAGTACCCGCTGGGGCGCATCCTCATCggcagccccctgccctg GGGGTCGGGCCGCAGGATGTGCCGCGCCGTGCGGGATTTCCTCTTCGCGCAGAAGGTGCAGGCGCCGCTCGAGGTTTACTCCGAGTGGCTCAGCGTGGGCCACGTGGACGAGTTCCTCACCTTCGTCCCTGCCCTCGACAGGAAG GGATTCCGGCTGCTCCTGGCCAGTCCCAACGCCTGCTACAAACTCTtcaaggagaagcagcagcagggccacgGAGAGGCCACGCAGTTCATTG GGCTGAAGGGCGCTGAGAGGAGAAGCATCGATGAGATCCTGGCAGACGAGTCCCTGCGCAGTGACAACCGGCACGCGCAG CGCTGCATCGACTGGAACCGCGACCTgctgaagcaggagctggggctgggcgAGCAGGACATCGTGGACATCCCGCAGCTCTTCATCCTGACCAACTCCCGCGCCGACGCGCTGTTCCCGGACATG GTGAACATGCTGGTGCTGGGCCGGCACCTGGGCATCCCCAAGCCCTTCGGGCCCGTGGTGGGCGGGcgctgctgcctggagcagcgCGTgcgggagctgctggagccgcTCGGCCTCTCCTGCACCTTCATCGACGACTTCTTCTCCTACCACGCGCTGTCGGGGGACGTGCACTGCGGCACCAACGTGCGCCGCAAGCCCTTCGCCTTCAAGTGGTGGAAcgtgctgccctga